The sequence agttcatgagacaggtaatctgaaaccATCATGTCCCTCCGTGTCCTCCGTGTCCTCTGccgtcctctgtgtcctctgccgtcctccgtgtcctccgtgtcctctgccgtcctctgtgtcctctgccgTCCTCCGTGTCCTCTGCCGTCCTCTGCCGTCCTCCGGTGTCGTCATCAGAAGCGTCGCAGCACCACTAAAGTTCGCAACAGTCCCGGCGCTAAAGTCCGAGTGACGGCGAAGGGGAAGGCCGCCGGTTCAAGAGCCGCTACGCCGACGGTCGGAGTCGCCAAGAGAGCCATGGCCTACCGAGCCAAGGtaacacacactacacactacacactacacactacacacactacactaGACAAGAGAGCCATGGCCTACCGAGCCAAGGtaacacacactacacactacacactacacacactacacactacactaGAAAAGAGAGCCATGG comes from Sebastes umbrosus isolate fSebUmb1 unplaced genomic scaffold, fSebUmb1.pri scaffold_121_arrow_ctg1, whole genome shotgun sequence and encodes:
- the LOC119484256 gene encoding nucleolin-like — its product is MSLRVLRVLCRPLCPLPSSVSSVSSAVLCVLCRPPCPLPSSAVLRCRHQKRRSTTKVRNSPGAKVRVTAKGKAAGSRAATPTVGVAKRAMAYRAKQDVSDSDEEKSDSSDSDEDDETSGSSDSDDDDDENEDEDDEDDEDQSSSEESSDSDSD